Below is a genomic region from Scheffersomyces stipitis CBS 6054 chromosome 8, complete sequence.
CTCCAAAGATACAAAGAGGGTATCTAccatttgttgaagttgaactaTCTCTACAACGAGTCTAGCTTAGAAGAGGGCATGAATACAGACAGCCTGTATGATCCATTTTTCTTTGTCACTCCGTCGCAGAAATACCACTACgaattcagaagaaaaatcatGCCGGACTCCTCGATGATATACCACTTGCTAGGAGACTTGTACCGAGGGATGAATGACGTCAAGAACAGTGCCCTCAATTATGCTCAGGCACTCAAGTTCAACCAGTACGATTTCGAGGCATTTCAGGAACTATGCAAACTCGGAGTCAACGTACGAGCCAAGGCTATCTATAAGACAAACagtcaacttgttcaggCTATCAATAATAGAAATAGCGGTGATAATGATGATTTTTCAAACACTTTTAATGACTTACATGACATATCCAATCCGTTTGCCAGTACCACAAGCGGTGCAAATGGCAAACCTATCTCGGTAAACGAGACTCCCATAATACACCAGGATGATACGTTTGGCTCTCTTTCGACTCCACGAATCAAACCTACTGGAGTACCAGATGCCCCACTACGTAAATCGAATATCAATACTTCTCATAGCGGAACTTCTCATTTTGAGTTTACAAAACCGTCTTTCCCATCAGATACAACAGCAGACAAGAAGCCAAGACGCGAGGGCGCATATTCACGGATAACGTCACGGTTAATATCACAACCTAGTGGTTCTGCTTCAGACCCAACTGTGGGTTCTTCTGGCAAAGATACTCCTGCAAAGAAGTCTGTAGGCTCAAGAGGTAGTCTAAAGAGAAACACCTCAACATCGTTAATGCCCAACGAAGTTGGATCGAGTTCTGCGGGTGCTGGAGTCGGAGCAGGTAGCAAGCCGTCAATTCTTGTTAATAAGGAAATCGAGAAAAGTGATAAGTACTTGTACAAATTGTACATAATCTTTGCAAAGAGTTTCAAAAGCATGAGTAAGTACGATTGTTACAAGGCTATCAGATTGTTAGTGTTATTGCCTGAGAGAGAGAAGGAGACACCATGGGTGTTGAGTAAGCTAGGTCGTTTGCACTTCGAGATTGTTAACTACAAACAGTCTGAATACTACTTtatcaagttgagaaagttGGACCGAACAAGACTAGAAGATATGGAGTACTACTCCACACTTTTGTGGCATTTGCATAGAAAAGTAGAGTTGACCTATTTGGCGAACGAATTGCATGATTTGGATACCGAATCTCCAATTACATGGTGTACCATTGGTAACTTACTCTCTTTAACCAGAGAACCCGATGAGGCAATCAAGTGTTTCAACAAAGCCATCAAGTTGGATGATAGTTTCACCTATGCCTATACATTGAAGGGACACGAATACTTTGGAAATGACAACTACGAAATGGCGCTCGAGAACTTCCGCATGAGTTTGTTGATAGATTCAAGACACTACAATGCCTTATACGGTATTGGCATGGTGTATATCAACCTCGGGGACTATCAGAAAGCCGACTATCATTTCCGCAAGGCAGTATCCATCAATCCCATTAATATTATCTTAATATGCTGTGTTGGTATGGTACtcgaaaagttgaacaagaagcaCTTGGCATTGAGGCAATATGAACTTGCGAATAAATTGCAGCCAACCAATCCATTGCCTATTTTTAAGATGGCTCAGTTGCTATTCTCGATGCAGCAGTATCCACAGGCATTGAAGTACTTTgagatcttgaaggatttgGCACCGGACGAAGCTTCGGTTCATTTCCTTTTGGGACAACTCTACAACGTCCAAAACGACAAGTTCCTGGCCATACGCGAGTTTACCATTGCTTTGAATTTGGATCCCAAGGGTAACTATCTTATTGGCGAAGCGATGGAGTCTCTTAAAGACAAGTAAGTAGTGCATGAATTCGCACATTTATTATCAGCATGTATTAATTGTAGATAATAATCGTAAAAAATATTTATTGCTTTGGTACTCATCCGGTGATTATTTACCACAACATTTTTAGACAAGAAGGGAGCCGTAGGCTACAACGATTAGATCGCAACTTTGAAACAGCAGTTCTATGTCGCATCAAGTCGATGGCACCATCGTTTAAAGTGGACGTAGACGAAAAAAATCATCACAACTTCTAGTTGCAGATTCCAAGGAAAAGATTATGGCCCAGAGCGATCTGCGGTGCTCTAAAAAAGCCTTCTGCAACTTAATTATTTTTAATCGACAGGAATTACGAAGCGCTGAGGTCTTCGTATCGCGGTGCCCAATTTCAACGATAAAGGAATGGAATTCAGGAGCCAACGGGAGCCTAGATGTGGACGTAAGTCTTCGTGAACCATACTACCAAATCACTCGTTTATTCATGCCATTTATTGTAGGATAGTGCAATCCTCTAGTCTTTGGTGAGAACTATAAAATTACTAAATTAGACAGTAGGAGAAATAACACACAAGTTTAACAGAATAGGAGTGCAAAATAATCCAAGCCGAGCTGTTGGACTTGCCGTGAAGAATCAGTACCGTCTTGACCACATCAAGGCTCGATTAGGAATGAGGTCTGCTGACAACCCTTAGACTTTTCGTGGTATCGCTGTGTGGCGAAAGGATTTACAGGATCGCACTAAATTGCAGGCTACAAAAATTTGTTCTCGCTAAGCTCGCAGTGACAAGGAGGACAAAGAAGTATCACCTTCCAGA
It encodes:
- the CDC27 gene encoding Anaphase promoting complex subunit CDC27 (Cell division control protein 27) (Anaphase promoting complex subunit 3) — protein: MQTDTESFPEPAESAFVMQHLRSIIIHSLDSFNFANAEFACERLLAMDLENLDSTYLYNLTLFRQGKYKSCYAKMINSDACEHLGCVFILGQCCLKLQRYKEGIYHLLKLNYLYNESSLEEGMNTDSSYDPFFFVTPSQKYHYEFRRKIMPDSSMIYHLLGDLYRGMNDVKNSALNYAQALKFNQYDFEAFQELCKLGSVGSRGSLKRNTSTSLMPNEVGSSSAGAGVGAGSKPSILVNKEIEKSDKYLYKLYIIFAKSFKSMSKYDCYKAIRLLVLLPEREKETPWVLSKLGRLHFEIVNYKQSEYYFIKLRKLDRTRLEDMEYYSTLLWHLHRKVELTYLANELHDLDTESPITWCTIGNLLSLTREPDEAIKCFNKAIKLDDSFTYAYTLKGHEYFGNDNYEMALENFRMSLLIDSRHYNALYGIGMVYINLGDYQKADYHFRKAVSINPINIILICCVGMVLEKLNKKHLALRQYELANKLQPTNPLPIFKMAQLLFSMQQYPQALKYFEILKDLAPDEASVHFLLGQLYNVQNDKFSAIREFTIALNLDPKGNYLIGEAMESLKDK